A region of the Litchfieldia alkalitelluris genome:
ATGGTAACGCTTACACTCACTAATTGGTTGTTTTCCATATGACTTCCCTTGAACCTATTGAAATACTTTCCAGACGTGTTAGTATAAAGTCGTTGTCAAAAAAAGAGAACAAAAATACGAACAAAAACAATCATGGGAGAGATGGCATGTTATCAGATAAGAAAATTGCATTTTTAGGTGCTGGATCAATGGCGGAAGCAATGATTGCAGGAATCGTAAATTCAAACAAAGTACCAAGAGAACAAGTAATTGCTACTAACCGCAGTGATTTAAAGCGCTTAAAGGAAATTCAAAAAAGTTATGGAATTACTGTTTCTCAAAGAGATAAATTGAATTTAAAAGAAGTTGATATCGTTATTTTGGCGATGAAACCAAAGGATATTGATCAAGCGTTACTTTCAATAAAAAATGATATTAGTCCCAATGCGTTAATACTTTCCGTGCTAGCCGGAATTACAACCTCATATATTGAACAACATCTTCATAAAGGTCAACAAGTTATACGTGTGATGCCAAACACATCAAGTATGATTGGTGAATCAGCAACAGCTATAGCCTCAGGAACACAAACATCATTTGATCAAGTCAAACTCGTAAAAGAACTTCTACAAACGATTGGCGAGGTATTTATCATCAACGAAGAGAAGATGGATATCTTTACAGGTATTGCTGGAAGTGGCCCTGCATATTTCTATTACCTTATGGAGCATATGGAAAAAGCGGGTGTTGAACAAGGGCTAGATGCAGAAACATCACGCCAAATCATTGCGCAAACTATTGTTGGTGCAGCCAAGATGATACAAGAACAAAATGAAACACCTACTGTCTTGCGTGAAAATGTAACCTCACCAAATGGAACAACAGCAGCTGGTTTGAAAGCTCTGGAGTTAAATGGTGGAGGAAATGCAATCTCACAAGCTGTCAAAAGTGCATCAGAACGTTCAAAGGAAATCAGTGAGCAGCTTGAAGGACAGAAAAACACGACTAAAAAAGCTATTTAAATATAAATGAAAAATTATCGGTAGATAGGCTGATTTTGGAACTTTTTAACTAATGAACGTTATAGAATTCCGCAAAGACAAATAGGATATTTCATATGAGAGTGAGTATGTTTTGCTCACTCAGTATGGAGTGTGCAAAAAAACGGGGATCGGACCGAATCGACTTCTCCACCCTGGGTTATTATTCCGGAAAACGATTCTAAAACAGTTCAATATGTTCAGTTTTTTAGAAAAAGCCTTAGATAAACAACAGACACAGGAGTGATACAATGACGGCCCAAGACGTCAACAACCAAAGGGTTGTAATTAAAATAGGAAGCAGCTCACTAACGAGTAGACATGGTGAGATTAGTAGAAAAAAGCTTGAAAAGCTAGTCGATGAAGTTGTTCAGCTAAAAGATGAAGGTCATGAAGTAGTTCTCGTTTCTTCAGGAGCTGTAGCAGCAGGATATCGTAAGCTCGGATGTATTGACCGACCATGTTCATTACCAGAAAAGCAAGCTGCTGCTTCCATTGGGCAAGGGCTTTTAATTGAGGCATATTCAGAATTATTTTTGTCTCATGGCTATGTAGCTTCACAAATCTTAATTACAAGAAGTGACTTTTCAGATGAAAATCGCTATAACAATATGAGAAACACAATGAATGTGCTTTTAGAACGAGGGATTATCCCTATTGTTAATGAAAACGATACAGTGACAATTGATCGATTAAAGTTTGGAGACAACGATACGCTCTCAGCAAAAGTTGCAGGACTGGTAGAAGCTAATCGATTAATTATTCTTTCAGATATAGATGGCTTATATGATTCTGACCCAAGAAAAAATGAGAATGCAAAATTGCTAGATAAAGTATTTGATATTACGCCAGAAATTGAGGCGGCTGCTGGAGGTTCCGGAAGTGCTGTTGGAACAGGCGGTATGAAGTCGAAAATTGATGCTGTTAAGATCGCGATGACTCTAGGAATTGATATTTTCTTAGGGAAAGCAAGTCTTCAGAATGTCATGATTGATGCCGTAAATGGTACAGCAAAAGGAACCTATTTTGAGGTTGAAGATAACACAATTTCTTTAAATCAAAAAAAGCAGTGGATTGCTTTTAACTCAGGTCCAAAAGGGAAAATGACATTGTCAACTAAAGCGAAAGAATTGCTTATTGAGCAAAAGCAAAGTGTTTTTATCAATGAAATTAATGAGTTTGAAGGACATTTTAAAGAAGGCTCAGTTATTCGTTTGTGCATTGAAAGTGGTGAAGAGATAGGGTTAGGCATTATTAATCTATCGTCAAATAAACTTCAAGAGTACCTAGATGAAGCGGATAATGAACAATCACATATAAAGCCAGTTATAGATATTGAAAACTTCGTATGTCATATGGATATTTCAATACCGGCTGGGCTATAAGAAAAGCGGAATGTGATCCGGTTACTAACAAACGAACCCGGATCACTCCTTAAAACATTGGAGGGATTGGATGGCTGTAATAGAAAAAACGACGGTTGAAGCTCAGGCAATAGCAGCAAAAAAGGCAGCAAGAAAATTAGGTATATTAACTACAGAGGATAAAAATGAAGCTCTTTTAACCTTGGCAGAGAATTTAGAATCAGAATATGAAACCATTTTAAGTGCAAATCAGAAGGATTTAGAAGTAGGAAAAGAAAAAGGGTATGAAGCTGCATTTATTGATAGATTAACTTTAACAAAGGAACGGATTTTTGATTTTGCAGAAGGTTTACGTCAGGTAGCAAAATTATCAGATCCTACGAATGAGACCCTATCAGAGTGGACTTTAGATAATGGTCTAAAGGTTGAAAAAATAACAGTTCCACTTGGTGTTATTGGAATGATTTATGAAGCACGACCTAATGTAACTGTTGATGCAACTGGTTTAGCATTAAAATCTGGTAATGCAATTGTTTTAAAGGGGGGGTCATCAGCAATTTCCTCTAATAAAGCCATTGTAGCAGTTATGCATCGTGCATTAGAGAAAACTAAGATTCCAAAAGAGGCTGTTCAATTTATTGCGAGTACAGATCGGGAAGCAACACAGCAGCTGTTTACAATGAAGGAGCACATTGATGTGTTAATCCCTCGTGGTGGCGGTTCTCTCATAAATGCAGTCGTTAATAATGCAACAGTACCTGTTCTTGAAACGGGTGTTGGTAATTGCCATCTTTATATTGATCGTTCTGCAGATACCCAAAAAGCATTATCTATCTTAGTCAATGCCAAAACAGACCGTCCTGCTGTTTGTAATGCAGCAGAAACAGTGATTATCCATAAAGATTGGTTTGCTGAAAACCTAGAGAACTTTATCGAAACTTGTGCTAAACATAACATAACAATTCACGGTGACGAAACGGTTGTTAGTAAAATCGCAAACGCAAAGCCTGCGAACGAAGAGGATTGGGCAAATGAATATCTAAGCTTAGATATTGCCGTAAAAGTAGTTAACTCTATTGATGAAGCAATTGACCATATTGAAACATATGGAACAAAACATTCAGAAGCAATCATTACTGAAGATAAAGATGCAGCATCTCTTTTTATGAAGCTTGTTGATGCTTCAGCTTTATACCATAACGCTTCAACTCGATTTACAGATGGTGGTGCACTAGGTTTTGGGGCTGAAATTGGTATTTCTACCCAAAAATTACATGCAAGAGGTCCTATGGGATTACCGGCATTAACAACAGTTAAATTTTTAATGAGCGGAAATGGTCAAGTAAGGTAATAATTTAAGGATCTTTTTTGGAAGATTGTTGCTAATTGACCCGTTTTTAGGTAGGATACACTATTTCACTTGATGTTATGGTTATCATTTCGGAAGAAAAGATGCGACTTTACCAAGTTCATAGTGATTATAAAAGACCTTTAAAAGCAACAAAGTTTACGAAAACAGCCTAATTGAAAAAAGTTTAATGCGTGTTGATATCACATTTCAACACGCATTTTCTGGTGTATGGTGTTATCTTTAGCTTTGTATTATAATGGTGACAATACTAAATCTTTAGGCTCTTTTCTGAAAGCTTGTTGCAATTGATCTATTGTAGTAAGTTATACTATTCACTTGATGTTATGGTTATAATTTAGAGGAAGAAAAGATGCCAGTCACCCTAGATCATAGTAATTTTAAAAGGTTTTTAAAGGCAACAAAGTATACGAAAACAGTCTATTTTAAAAGCAAAGGAGTCCTAATATGTCTGACGCTAATCAAACCAATAATGAAAATGTAGAAGCACCAGAACGTAAAAAAGTAAGTCTTCAAGAACTAATGAAACAGCAGCTTGCTAATAAAAAGCAGGCTCAAGCAAAAGGACAAAAGCATGGATTAAGTACTAATCAAAAGGCGAAAAGCCAAATGACAAAAAAACCAAGTAATACCCGCCGTAAGATGGGTGTTTAACAACCATTATAAAATATGCTAAAGAAGCCCGGCATCACTCTTGTACTCCCGTACAGGAATGGTTCCTGGCTCTTTACTTTGTATGACTGTGAGAAAAGGTGCTGAAAAAATGAAGCATGTGAGAAGAGAAGAGTTAAAGACGAGAACATTATTATTATTTTTTATACCGTTAGGAATATCTGCAAGTCTTGTGACATTTTCCCATCTAATTATAAATAGTACGTTAGCGCGTGCCGAAAATTCCGAGTTAATTATTGCGAGTTACGCAATTGCACTTAGTTTGTTTGCCATTACGGAAAGACTGGCAGTGATTCTTAGGCAGACCTGCTCAACACTTGTTAGAGATAAAAACTCATTTAACATTATGGTCAAATTTTCTATCTATATCATTGGAGCTTTACTTCTAGTTTCGTTAGCGATTGCTTATACACCAATGGGTGACTTTATCTTTTTAACTGTATTCGGAGTAAAAGAAAGTATGGTAGCTGGAATTAAAGAGATCTATAAAGTGTTAATCTATGTAACGATATTTTCAGGATTACGTTGTCTTTGTCACGGTATAATTATCTTCAATCGTCAAACAAAGTGGTTAACAATCGGAATGATTATCAGGTTAGCAGGAATGTATTCTCTATCTATATATTTTATAGCTACAGGAAATATCACGGCAATCACGGGAGCGTATATCTTTTTAACAGGAATGGTCATTGAGTGTGTCATAAGTATGCTTGAAGCACGTAAGTTGGTGAAAAAAATGCCGGAGCAAAGTGAGGAGAAGATTGGCTCCAAGCGTCAAATTTTTCGGTTTTACAATCCTCTTATGTTGTCATCATTTGTTACTGTTCTGATAGGCCCAGCAATAAATGTATTTTTAGGTAAAACTGAAGATATTGAATTAGCTATTGCTAGCTATGCCATTGCGTTTGGGGTGACACAGTTATTTTTAAGTTTCTTCTCATATATCCATCA
Encoded here:
- the proC gene encoding pyrroline-5-carboxylate reductase, giving the protein MLSDKKIAFLGAGSMAEAMIAGIVNSNKVPREQVIATNRSDLKRLKEIQKSYGITVSQRDKLNLKEVDIVILAMKPKDIDQALLSIKNDISPNALILSVLAGITTSYIEQHLHKGQQVIRVMPNTSSMIGESATAIASGTQTSFDQVKLVKELLQTIGEVFIINEEKMDIFTGIAGSGPAYFYYLMEHMEKAGVEQGLDAETSRQIIAQTIVGAAKMIQEQNETPTVLRENVTSPNGTTAAGLKALELNGGGNAISQAVKSASERSKEISEQLEGQKNTTKKAI
- the proB gene encoding glutamate 5-kinase; translated protein: MTAQDVNNQRVVIKIGSSSLTSRHGEISRKKLEKLVDEVVQLKDEGHEVVLVSSGAVAAGYRKLGCIDRPCSLPEKQAAASIGQGLLIEAYSELFLSHGYVASQILITRSDFSDENRYNNMRNTMNVLLERGIIPIVNENDTVTIDRLKFGDNDTLSAKVAGLVEANRLIILSDIDGLYDSDPRKNENAKLLDKVFDITPEIEAAAGGSGSAVGTGGMKSKIDAVKIAMTLGIDIFLGKASLQNVMIDAVNGTAKGTYFEVEDNTISLNQKKQWIAFNSGPKGKMTLSTKAKELLIEQKQSVFINEINEFEGHFKEGSVIRLCIESGEEIGLGIINLSSNKLQEYLDEADNEQSHIKPVIDIENFVCHMDISIPAGL
- a CDS encoding glutamate-5-semialdehyde dehydrogenase produces the protein MAVIEKTTVEAQAIAAKKAARKLGILTTEDKNEALLTLAENLESEYETILSANQKDLEVGKEKGYEAAFIDRLTLTKERIFDFAEGLRQVAKLSDPTNETLSEWTLDNGLKVEKITVPLGVIGMIYEARPNVTVDATGLALKSGNAIVLKGGSSAISSNKAIVAVMHRALEKTKIPKEAVQFIASTDREATQQLFTMKEHIDVLIPRGGGSLINAVVNNATVPVLETGVGNCHLYIDRSADTQKALSILVNAKTDRPAVCNAAETVIIHKDWFAENLENFIETCAKHNITIHGDETVVSKIANAKPANEEDWANEYLSLDIAVKVVNSIDEAIDHIETYGTKHSEAIITEDKDAASLFMKLVDASALYHNASTRFTDGGALGFGAEIGISTQKLHARGPMGLPALTTVKFLMSGNGQVR
- a CDS encoding multi antimicrobial extrusion protein MatE, yielding MTVRKGAEKMKHVRREELKTRTLLLFFIPLGISASLVTFSHLIINSTLARAENSELIIASYAIALSLFAITERLAVILRQTCSTLVRDKNSFNIMVKFSIYIIGALLLVSLAIAYTPMGDFIFLTVFGVKESMVAGIKEIYKVLIYVTIFSGLRCLCHGIIIFNRQTKWLTIGMIIRLAGMYSLSIYFIATGNITAITGAYIFLTGMVIECVISMLEARKLVKKMPEQSEEKIGSKRQIFRFYNPLMLSSFVTVLIGPAINVFLGKTEDIELAIASYAIAFGVTQLFLSFFSYIHQIVINFYDDHEEKVKQFSLITSFIPVILLGIFSYTEIGRLFLHEVMGVNGRLLDASLQVLKMFMIMCLVFPFVDFLNGILMLHRQTKVTIISQSTNLVITLIVLGIGVHFVTSWNGVIGALAQSLGLLAEFIVVSLIVNSIEKNNGRSSIFTLKGTSKKQDRMETNL